GGCGACGATCGCGCAGAGCGTCACCAGCAGCAGGTTGTTGACCAGGAAGATCGCTTCGCGGGACGCCAGCGAGTCGATCCGCTTCTCCGATTTGAGAATGTCGAGCCGGGTGATGATCAGGAAAGTCGATCCGATCAGGACCACGCCGATCAGCGCCAGGAAGTACGGACCGACGGTTGAATCGCCGAAGGCATGGATCGACTGGAGCACGCCGGAACGCACCAGGAAGGTGCCGAGCAGGGCGAGTGTGAAGCTGGTGACGATCAGGCTGACGTTCCAGACCTTGAGCATGCCACGCTTCTCCTGCACCATGATCGAGTGGATGTATGCGGTGGTGATCAGCCAGGGCATGACCGAAGCGTTCTCGACCGGATCCCAGGCCCAGTAACCGCCCCAGCCGAGCTCGGTGTAGGACCAGCGGGCGCCGAGGATGATGCCGATCGTCAGGAAGATCCAGGCGATCAGGGCGAACCCGCGGGTCGACTTGATCCAGGCGGCGTCGATTCGCCGGGTGATCAGGGCGCCGATCGCGAACGCGAACGGCACGGTCAGGGACACGTAGCCGGTGTAGAGCATCGGCGGGTGGATGATCATCGTCGGATGCTGCAGCAGCGGGTTCAGCCCGGTGCCGTCCGGTGGAACTTCGGCCAGCGTCGTGAACGGGTTGACGTCGCCGCCGAACAGCATCAGGCCGGTGAAGAAGACCGCGATGCCGAGCATGATCGCGGTGGCGTAGGGCACGACGTCGCGCAGCTTGTGGCGGGTGAAGAAAAGTGAGACGGAGGCGACCACCGACAGGATCGAAGCCCAGAGCAACAGCGATCCCTCCTGGCTCGACCACATCGCCGTGAACTTGTAGAAGACCGGGGTCTCGATCGAAGAGTGATTGGCGACGACGCTGAGGCTGAAGTCGTTGGTCAGGAACGCGTACTCGGCCGCGAACACGCAGACCAGCATCAGGAAGGCCAGCGCGTAGGTCGCGCGACGTGAAGAATCGACCCAGCGCCGGTCGAGCCGGGTCCCGATCAGGGCCGCTGCCACTCCGTAGATCGCGGTCAGGAAGGCGAGCCAGAGCGCCGCGCCGCCGAGGCTACTGATTCTTCTTCTCCGAGAACTTCGATGGGCACTTGGTCACAAGCGTGTCCCTCTCCCCGACGAAAGTCCCGTTTTCATCCACGCTGCCCTTGAGCACGATTTCCCGCCCATCACGGAAGGGGTCGGGAACGATGCCTTCGTAGGTGACCGGAATCGAGCCGGAACCGTCGCGGTCGCTGACCTCGAATTCGATTCCTTCGCCCGCCTTCTCGATCGTGCCCGGGACAACCATTCCGGTCATCTCATAGCTCTTGCCGGGCACGGCGTCGCCGAGCTCGGAGGGCTCCCGAGCTTCGC
This genomic stretch from Thermoleophilia bacterium harbors:
- a CDS encoding cytochrome c maturation protein CcmE is translated as MDLQRKRQIRLFVALGFALVLATGLVYTSFNASSEAREPSELGDAVPGKSYEMTGMVVPGTIEKAGEGIEFEVSDRDGSGSIPVTYEGIVPDPFRDGREIVLKGSVDENGTFVGERDTLVTKCPSKFSEKKNQ